Proteins encoded by one window of Pseudomonas sp. LS44:
- a CDS encoding monovalent cation:proton antiporter family protein, producing MSTTLLIILSSSLVVIALFRRLNLPPVLGYLFVGVLINPAALGWVSHSETLPRIAELGVVFLLFTLGLEFSLPRMLALRSVVFGLGSAQVIACGLPLGALLFYGFDFSLTAALLLGTGLALSSTAIVTKELSSLGEVLSSHGQNAIGVLLLQDLVAVLLLTLLPALTDGAGDKWLSVLALTLGKAVLLFAGLFLASRWILPRLFHEVAAARSPELFVLLALVLVLLTAWLTHLLGLSMALGAFLAGMLLGESHYRHQIEADIRPFRDILLGLFFVSVGMLIDFHLFLSHGLQIAAFTLVLMLIKGGVVALLVTLRGADNTSAWRSGLALAQGGEFFFALVTLAAQTRLLPPDSDGVLLAATFCSMALTPLLLRAAPKLATRLARQQHPHSSAEMLAAASRELSGHVVICGYGRVGQSIGRFLRRENIPYVALDDDPVRVQEAAAGEACVHYGDSRRAELLEAVGLVRARLLVVAVNDAEATLAIVQRARLLYPQLAILVRTRDDSYLPQLQAAGATEVVPEVLESSLMLAASALILLGLAPQQVQTQVDEVRRSRYRLLHGYYPGANSELINQQGQQKVLLHAVNLNEDAYACGRQLDELMLEELGVEVQAVRRAGEEVPLTRHAPLHQGDAVVLSGPLDAIESCEARLLGGLR from the coding sequence TTGTCCACCACTCTATTGATCATCCTTTCCTCGTCGCTGGTGGTGATTGCGCTGTTCCGGCGCCTGAATCTGCCACCAGTACTGGGTTATTTGTTTGTCGGCGTGCTAATCAATCCGGCGGCGCTGGGCTGGGTCAGCCATAGCGAGACCCTGCCGCGCATCGCCGAACTCGGCGTGGTGTTCTTGCTGTTCACCCTCGGCCTGGAGTTTTCCCTGCCGCGCATGCTGGCGCTGCGCAGCGTGGTGTTTGGCTTAGGCAGCGCACAGGTAATCGCCTGCGGCCTGCCGCTGGGGGCTTTGCTTTTCTATGGTTTCGATTTTTCGCTGACGGCCGCCCTACTGCTCGGTACCGGCTTGGCGCTGTCATCGACAGCCATTGTCACCAAGGAGCTGAGCAGCCTCGGCGAAGTACTGAGCAGCCACGGCCAGAACGCGATTGGCGTGTTGTTGCTCCAGGATCTGGTGGCGGTGCTGTTACTGACCCTGCTGCCGGCGCTGACCGATGGCGCGGGTGACAAATGGCTGTCAGTGCTGGCGCTGACCCTCGGCAAAGCCGTGCTGTTGTTTGCCGGCCTGTTTCTGGCGAGTAGGTGGATACTGCCCCGCCTGTTCCATGAGGTCGCCGCCGCCCGGTCGCCGGAGTTGTTCGTACTGCTGGCGTTGGTGCTGGTTCTGCTGACCGCCTGGCTGACCCATCTGTTGGGGCTGTCGATGGCGCTCGGTGCGTTTCTGGCCGGCATGCTACTGGGCGAAAGTCATTATCGCCATCAGATCGAGGCGGATATCCGCCCCTTCCGCGACATTCTCCTCGGGCTGTTTTTCGTCAGCGTGGGGATGCTGATCGACTTCCATCTCTTCCTCAGCCACGGCCTGCAAATCGCCGCATTCACCCTCGTCTTGATGTTGATCAAAGGCGGCGTGGTCGCGCTATTGGTCACGCTGCGTGGCGCAGACAACACCAGCGCTTGGCGCAGCGGCTTGGCGCTGGCACAGGGCGGCGAGTTCTTCTTTGCCCTGGTGACGCTGGCGGCGCAGACGCGCTTGTTACCACCCGATAGCGACGGGGTGTTGCTGGCCGCAACGTTCTGCTCGATGGCCCTGACTCCACTGCTCTTGCGCGCCGCACCGAAGCTGGCCACACGCCTGGCGCGGCAGCAGCACCCGCACAGCTCGGCCGAGATGCTCGCTGCGGCCAGCCGCGAGTTGTCCGGCCACGTGGTGATCTGCGGCTATGGGCGGGTCGGGCAATCAATCGGCCGCTTTCTGCGCCGCGAAAATATCCCTTATGTCGCCCTCGACGACGATCCGGTGCGCGTGCAGGAAGCGGCTGCCGGTGAAGCATGCGTGCACTACGGCGATTCGCGGCGCGCCGAGCTGCTTGAAGCCGTCGGTCTGGTCCGCGCGCGCCTGCTCGTGGTGGCGGTCAACGATGCCGAGGCGACGCTGGCTATCGTGCAACGAGCCCGTCTGCTCTATCCGCAACTGGCGATTCTGGTGCGCACGCGTGATGACTCCTACCTGCCCCAGTTACAAGCAGCCGGCGCGACCGAAGTAGTGCCGGAAGTCCTCGAGTCGAGCCTGATGCTCGCCGCCAGCGCGCTGATCCTGCTCGGCTTGGCGCCGCAGCAAGTGCAAACCCAGGTCGACGAGGTGCGCCGCAGTCGCTACCGCCTGCTGCACGGCTATTACCCCGGCGCAAACAGCGAGCTGATAAATCAGCAAGGGCAGCAGAAAGTTTTGCTCCATGCGGTGAACCTCAACGAAGACGCCTACGCCTGCGGACGGCAACTCGACGAGTTGATGCTGGAAGAATTGGGCGTCGAGGTGCAGGCCGTGCGCCGCGCGGGCGAAGAAGTACCGCTGACTCGCCATGCGCCGCTGCATCAGGGCGATGCGGTGGTGCTGTCCGGCCCGCTGGATGCCATTGAAAGCTGCGAGGCGCGTCTGCTCGGCGGCCTGCGTTAG
- a CDS encoding DUF808 domain-containing protein, with protein sequence MAGTSLLALIDDIASVLDDVSLMTKVAAKKTAGVLGDDLALNAQQVVGVKAERELPVVWAVAKGSFRNKLILVPAALAISALAPWAVIPLLMLGGAFLCYEGFEKLAHRFLHPAQEAAEHAELREAVADPQVDLVALEKSKISGAVRTDFILSAEIIAITLGTVAEAPFMQQVMVLVGIAIAMTIGVYGVVAGIVKLDDGGLYLSRKSGLLRQLGVGILHAAPYLMKSLSVIGTIAMFMVGGGILTHGIAVLHHGVESAAQSIGLLAGVGPALEWITPAILNAGIGLVAGGLVLALVEVTSKLWHMLRH encoded by the coding sequence ATGGCAGGAACCAGTCTTCTCGCGCTGATCGACGATATTGCCAGCGTACTCGACGATGTTTCGCTGATGACCAAAGTGGCGGCGAAAAAGACGGCCGGAGTGCTCGGCGACGACCTCGCCCTGAATGCTCAGCAGGTGGTCGGCGTTAAAGCCGAGCGTGAATTACCGGTGGTCTGGGCGGTCGCCAAGGGCTCGTTTCGCAACAAGCTAATCTTGGTTCCGGCGGCGTTGGCGATCAGCGCCTTGGCTCCTTGGGCGGTTATCCCGCTGCTGATGCTGGGCGGTGCCTTTCTTTGTTACGAAGGCTTTGAAAAGCTTGCCCACCGCTTCCTGCATCCCGCGCAAGAGGCCGCCGAGCACGCCGAACTACGGGAGGCCGTTGCCGATCCGCAGGTTGATCTGGTGGCGCTGGAGAAGTCCAAGATCAGCGGCGCGGTGCGCACCGATTTCATTCTCTCGGCAGAAATCATCGCCATCACCCTCGGCACCGTCGCCGAGGCGCCATTCATGCAGCAGGTCATGGTCCTGGTTGGGATTGCCATCGCCATGACCATTGGCGTGTATGGAGTAGTCGCCGGCATCGTCAAACTGGACGACGGTGGCCTGTATCTCAGCCGCAAATCGGGACTGCTGCGCCAGCTGGGTGTCGGCATCCTGCATGCCGCACCGTATCTGATGAAAAGCCTGTCGGTGATCGGCACCATCGCCATGTTCATGGTCGGAGGCGGCATCCTCACCCATGGCATCGCGGTACTGCACCATGGCGTGGAGAGCGCGGCGCAGAGCATCGGCCTCCTTGCCGGCGTAGGCCCAGCGCTGGAATGGATTACCCCAGCAATTCTGAATGCCGGCATCGGCTTGGTGGCGGGCGGCCTGGTGCTGGCGCTGGTCGAGGTGACCAGCAAGCTCTGGCACATGCTGCGGCATTAA
- a CDS encoding YgdI/YgdR family lipoprotein: protein MTQRTFLAFTLMLGLGALAGCSSPAVITLNDGREIQTVDAPDYDEEAGFYEFEQLDGKRARVNKDQVRTVKEL, encoded by the coding sequence ATGACTCAACGGACTTTTCTGGCATTCACGCTGATGCTTGGTCTTGGCGCACTGGCCGGCTGTTCCTCACCGGCGGTGATCACGTTGAATGACGGCCGCGAGATCCAGACAGTCGATGCGCCGGACTACGACGAAGAGGCTGGCTTCTACGAATTCGAACAGTTGGACGGCAAACGCGCCCGGGTCAACAAAGATCAGGTCCGCACCGTCAAAGAGCTCTAA
- the moaB gene encoding molybdenum cofactor biosynthesis protein B has protein sequence MSHKADAVFVPLNIAVLTVSDTRSLETDTSGQLFVDRLTAAGHNLVARVLLKDDLYKIRAQVATWIAEDEVQVVLITGGTGFTGRDSTPEAVACLLDKQVDGFGELFRQISVPDIGTSTIQSRALAGLANGTLVCCLPGSTNACRTGWDGILAEQLDARHRPCNFVTHLKAVAPCESRG, from the coding sequence ATGAGCCACAAGGCCGACGCGGTATTCGTGCCGCTGAATATTGCCGTGCTGACCGTCAGCGACACTCGCTCGCTGGAAACCGACACCTCTGGCCAATTGTTCGTCGACCGGCTCACCGCTGCCGGTCATAACCTGGTCGCGCGTGTGTTACTCAAGGACGACCTGTACAAAATTCGCGCCCAGGTGGCGACGTGGATCGCCGAGGACGAGGTGCAAGTGGTGCTAATCACCGGCGGCACCGGTTTCACCGGGCGCGATAGCACTCCGGAAGCGGTCGCCTGCCTGCTCGACAAACAGGTCGACGGTTTTGGCGAGTTGTTCCGGCAGATTTCGGTACCGGATATCGGTACCTCGACCATCCAGTCGCGCGCCCTGGCCGGCCTGGCCAACGGCACCCTGGTGTGCTGCCTGCCAGGCTCGACCAATGCGTGTCGTACGGGGTGGGACGGTATCCTCGCCGAGCAGCTGGATGCCCGCCATCGGCCGTGCAATTTCGTCACCCATCTCAAAGCGGTAGCGCCCTGCGAGTCGCGCGGATGA
- a CDS encoding YqjD family protein encodes MARKNTTSGVDPLLAEFEALVNDTERLLNETASVAGDEAAELRNQMKEGLQRARETLGFAEDRIRERGQAAVDATELYVVEHPWQALGMAAAVGVIVGLLVGRR; translated from the coding sequence ATGGCCCGCAAGAACACGACCTCTGGAGTAGACCCGCTGTTGGCTGAGTTTGAAGCGCTGGTCAACGATACCGAACGACTGCTCAACGAAACGGCAAGCGTGGCCGGCGACGAAGCCGCCGAGCTGCGCAATCAGATGAAAGAGGGTCTGCAACGCGCCCGTGAAACCCTCGGTTTTGCCGAAGACAGGATCCGCGAGCGCGGCCAGGCGGCCGTCGATGCCACCGAGTTGTATGTGGTTGAGCATCCTTGGCAGGCCCTGGGTATGGCGGCCGCGGTCGGCGTTATCGTCGGCTTGCTGGTGGGGCGCCGCTAA
- the mobA gene encoding molybdenum cofactor guanylyltransferase MobA — protein sequence MSAPPTLPACSILLLAGGRGQRMGGADKGLLEWRGQPLIAHLHAVARPLTDDLIISCNRNADRYRAYADRLVQDDDESFPGPLAGIRAGLAAARHDHVLVLPCDGPLIDRELLDQLRSRAAQRPDLPVMVRQAGQWQPLFCILPKALGASLELAWQRGERSPREALLALGATAVECAADDPRLANLNTLERLHGASKSS from the coding sequence ATGAGTGCCCCGCCCACCCTACCCGCCTGTTCCATACTGTTGCTTGCCGGCGGACGCGGCCAACGGATGGGCGGTGCCGACAAGGGTTTGCTGGAATGGCGCGGGCAACCGCTGATTGCTCATTTGCATGCCGTGGCACGACCCCTGACGGACGACCTGATCATCTCCTGCAACCGCAACGCCGACCGCTACCGCGCGTACGCCGATCGCCTGGTACAGGACGACGACGAGAGCTTCCCCGGCCCGCTGGCGGGTATCCGTGCAGGACTCGCTGCCGCCCGCCATGACCATGTTCTGGTGCTGCCCTGTGATGGCCCGCTGATCGATCGTGAATTGCTCGATCAATTGCGCAGCCGCGCCGCGCAACGGCCGGATCTACCGGTGATGGTGCGCCAAGCAGGGCAATGGCAACCATTGTTCTGCATCTTGCCCAAAGCCCTCGGCGCCTCGCTGGAGCTGGCCTGGCAACGCGGCGAACGCAGCCCGCGCGAGGCGCTGCTGGCGCTGGGCGCGACCGCCGTGGAATGCGCCGCGGACGATCCGCGCCTGGCCAATCTGAATACCCTGGAGCGTCTACACGGCGCTTCCAAATCCAGCTAA
- a CDS encoding OprD family porin — MSKTPLAQAVAVATLGASLALPSLAHAEFIKDSKGTLELRNFYFNRDFRQDTPVPAQSKAEEWAQGFIMKLESGYTEGSIGVGLDAIGTLGLKLDSSQDRAGTGLLQRGGRGTGPAEDSYGDLGMTAKLRASKSTLKVGTLIPKLPVVQANDSRLLPQTFSGGALNSLELDGLTFDGGRLKQYNQRDSSDYEDMLMTTGGRRNITGAAGVTADKFDFAGGSYKWNDSLTTSYHYGALEDLYNQHYLNLVHVLPIADKQALKSDIRWARSTDDGDTNVDNKALNAMFTYTLGYNAFGIGYQEMSGDTGFAYINGTDPFLVNYVQIGDFANKDEKSWQARYDYNFAGLGIPGLTFMTRYLTGDDVDLGAAGNNGKEWERNMDIAYVLQDGPLKNLGLKWRNATTRSNFTNDLDENRLIVSYSMPLW; from the coding sequence ATGAGCAAGACCCCTCTCGCCCAGGCCGTGGCTGTCGCCACCCTGGGTGCTAGCCTGGCCCTCCCCAGCCTGGCCCATGCGGAGTTCATCAAAGACAGCAAAGGTACGCTGGAGCTGCGCAACTTCTACTTCAACCGCGACTTCCGCCAAGACACGCCAGTGCCAGCCCAGAGCAAGGCCGAGGAGTGGGCGCAAGGTTTCATCATGAAATTGGAGTCCGGCTATACGGAAGGATCGATTGGGGTAGGCCTCGATGCCATCGGTACGCTCGGCCTCAAACTGGATTCCAGCCAGGATCGCGCCGGAACCGGTCTGCTGCAGCGCGGTGGTCGCGGCACTGGCCCGGCTGAAGACAGCTATGGCGACTTGGGCATGACCGCCAAGCTGCGCGCCTCGAAGAGCACCTTGAAAGTCGGCACCCTGATTCCCAAGCTGCCGGTGGTCCAGGCCAACGACAGCCGCCTGCTGCCGCAAACCTTCAGCGGCGGCGCACTGAACTCCCTGGAACTCGACGGCCTGACCTTCGACGGCGGCCGCCTGAAGCAATACAACCAGCGCGACTCCTCGGACTACGAGGACATGCTGATGACCACCGGCGGGCGCCGTAACATCACCGGTGCGGCCGGTGTCACCGCGGACAAGTTCGATTTCGCCGGCGGTAGCTACAAGTGGAACGACAGCCTGACGACCAGCTACCACTACGGCGCGCTGGAAGACCTGTACAACCAGCACTACCTGAACCTGGTCCATGTCCTGCCGATCGCCGACAAGCAGGCATTAAAGTCCGACATCCGCTGGGCGCGCTCCACCGACGACGGCGACACCAACGTCGACAACAAGGCGCTCAACGCCATGTTCACCTACACCCTGGGCTACAACGCCTTCGGCATCGGCTACCAGGAGATGAGCGGCGACACCGGTTTCGCCTACATCAACGGTACCGACCCGTTCCTGGTGAACTATGTGCAGATCGGCGACTTCGCCAACAAGGACGAGAAATCCTGGCAGGCGCGCTACGACTACAACTTCGCCGGCCTCGGCATCCCAGGCCTGACCTTCATGACCCGCTACCTCACCGGCGACGACGTCGACCTGGGCGCAGCCGGCAATAACGGCAAAGAGTGGGAACGCAACATGGACATCGCCTATGTGCTCCAGGACGGCCCGTTGAAGAACCTCGGGTTGAAGTGGCGCAACGCAACCACTCGCAGCAACTTCACCAACGATCTCGACGAGAACCGCCTGATCGTCAGCTACAGCATGCCGCTGTGGTAA
- a CDS encoding ammonium transporter, protein MENLNNVVETLVHGSNTLFILLGAVMVLAMHAGFAFLEVGTVRLKNQVNALSKIISDFAVSALAYFFIGYWVAYGVTFLTPAATLTADHGYALVKCFFLLTFAAAIPAIISGGIAERAKFGPQLCATLLIVAFVYPFFEGIVWNGNFGLQSWLAARFGASFHDFAGSVVVHAMGGWLAFGAVLLLGRRDGRYRDGRLVAFAPSNIPFLALGSWILIVGWFGFNVMSAQTVAGISGLVAINSLMAMVGGTVAALFVGRNDPGFLHNGPLAGLVAVCAGSDLMHPVGALATGLIAGALFVWTFTAAQVKWKVDDVLGVWPLHGLCGVWGGIACGIFGQQALGGIGGVSLVSQLIGTGLGVLVALLGGLVVYGVLKLSVGIRLSQEDEYYGADLSIHKIGAISHE, encoded by the coding sequence ATGGAAAACCTCAACAACGTCGTGGAAACCCTGGTCCACGGATCCAACACCCTGTTCATTCTGCTGGGCGCCGTGATGGTGCTGGCCATGCATGCAGGTTTTGCCTTTCTCGAAGTCGGTACGGTGCGCCTGAAGAATCAGGTAAATGCCCTATCGAAGATCATTTCCGATTTCGCCGTTTCGGCGCTGGCGTATTTCTTCATCGGCTACTGGGTGGCCTATGGCGTGACCTTCCTGACGCCTGCTGCGACCCTGACCGCCGATCACGGCTACGCGCTGGTGAAGTGCTTCTTCCTGCTGACTTTCGCCGCCGCGATTCCGGCAATCATTTCCGGCGGGATTGCCGAGCGGGCCAAGTTCGGTCCGCAACTGTGCGCCACGCTGCTCATCGTGGCGTTCGTTTATCCGTTCTTCGAGGGGATTGTCTGGAACGGCAACTTTGGTCTGCAGAGCTGGCTGGCTGCACGCTTTGGCGCCAGCTTCCATGATTTCGCCGGTTCGGTGGTGGTACACGCCATGGGCGGCTGGCTGGCATTCGGCGCGGTGCTCTTGCTCGGCCGCCGCGATGGCCGGTACCGCGATGGCCGATTGGTGGCGTTTGCGCCGTCCAATATTCCGTTCCTGGCCTTGGGCTCGTGGATTCTGATCGTCGGCTGGTTTGGCTTCAACGTCATGAGCGCGCAGACGGTCGCCGGCATCAGCGGCCTGGTGGCGATCAACTCGCTGATGGCGATGGTTGGCGGCACGGTGGCGGCGTTGTTTGTCGGCCGCAATGACCCTGGCTTCTTGCACAACGGTCCGCTCGCTGGTCTGGTGGCGGTCTGTGCGGGTTCCGACCTGATGCACCCGGTCGGTGCATTAGCCACCGGGTTGATCGCGGGTGCGTTGTTCGTCTGGACCTTCACCGCCGCTCAGGTGAAATGGAAAGTCGACGATGTGCTCGGTGTATGGCCGCTGCACGGCCTGTGCGGAGTATGGGGTGGCATCGCCTGCGGTATTTTTGGTCAACAGGCGTTGGGTGGAATCGGCGGCGTCAGCCTGGTCAGCCAGCTGATCGGCACCGGCTTGGGCGTCTTGGTCGCGCTGCTCGGCGGGTTGGTGGTGTATGGCGTGCTCAAACTTTCGGTAGGCATTCGCTTGAGCCAGGAAGATGAGTACTACGGCGCCGATTTGTCGATCCATAAGATTGGCGCGATAAGCCACGAATGA
- a CDS encoding phage holin family protein — MADGTESPPRSTQPSVRRLGGALVGLLHSHVELFGIELQEQKSRSLRLLLFAGFALIFGLLLIIGLSSVLIVALWDTPYRIPAMIGLCVFYGIAALYCAIRLRAAVEDESSPFQATLEELARDRERLIP, encoded by the coding sequence ATGGCTGACGGAACGGAGTCTCCCCCACGTAGTACTCAGCCCTCAGTTCGCCGCCTGGGTGGCGCCTTGGTGGGCTTGCTGCACAGCCATGTCGAACTGTTCGGCATCGAATTGCAGGAGCAGAAGTCCCGCAGCCTGCGCTTACTGCTTTTCGCCGGTTTCGCGTTGATTTTCGGGCTGCTGCTGATCATCGGCTTGTCGTCGGTACTGATCGTCGCCTTGTGGGATACGCCATACCGCATTCCCGCGATGATTGGCCTGTGCGTGTTCTACGGTATCGCTGCCCTCTATTGCGCAATCCGCCTGCGCGCCGCCGTCGAAGATGAATCCTCCCCCTTCCAAGCCACGCTTGAAGAGCTGGCCCGCGATCGCGAGCGTCTGATCCCATGA
- a CDS encoding deoxyguanosinetriphosphate triphosphohydrolase, giving the protein MDWHTLLTRERLGKTAHSSDELGRTPFHKDHDRIIFSGAFRRLGRKTQVHPVTSNDHIHTRLTHSLEVSCVGRSLGMRVGETIRDSLPDWCEPSDLGMVVQSACLAHDIGNPPFGHSGEDAIRHWFQQAAGRGWLDGMSEAERADFLNFEGNAQGFRVLTQLEYHQFDGGTRLTYATLGTYLKYPWTSRHAEALGYKKHKFSCYQSELPLLEQIADKLGLPKLDEQRWARHPLVYLMEAADDICYGLIDLEDGLEMELLDYAEVESLLLGLVGDDLPETYRQLGPQDSRRRRLAILRGKAIEHLTNAAARAFVEQQPALLAGTLQGDLVEHMHGPAKRCVLGAKAMAREKIFQDKRKTLHEIGAYTTLEILLNAFCGAALEQHSGKPPSFKNRRILDLLGHYAPQPDWSLHRAFLRVIDFIAGMTDSYATEMAREMTGRSSPV; this is encoded by the coding sequence TTGGACTGGCACACCCTGCTCACCCGCGAACGGCTCGGTAAAACGGCGCATAGCTCTGACGAACTTGGCCGCACCCCCTTTCACAAAGACCACGACCGCATCATTTTCTCTGGCGCTTTTCGCCGCCTGGGCCGCAAGACTCAAGTCCACCCTGTCACCAGCAACGACCATATCCATACGCGTCTGACCCATTCGCTGGAAGTCAGCTGCGTCGGTCGCTCGCTGGGTATGCGCGTTGGCGAGACGATCCGCGACAGCCTGCCGGACTGGTGCGAGCCGAGCGACCTGGGCATGGTCGTGCAGTCCGCCTGTCTGGCCCACGACATCGGCAACCCACCGTTCGGTCATTCCGGTGAAGACGCCATTCGCCATTGGTTCCAACAGGCCGCCGGGCGCGGCTGGCTGGACGGCATGAGCGAGGCCGAGCGCGCCGACTTCCTCAACTTCGAAGGCAATGCCCAAGGCTTTCGAGTGCTCACCCAGCTGGAGTATCACCAGTTCGACGGCGGTACTCGGCTGACTTACGCCACCCTCGGCACCTATCTCAAATATCCCTGGACGTCCCGCCACGCCGAAGCGCTCGGCTACAAGAAGCACAAGTTCAGCTGCTATCAGAGTGAGCTGCCGCTGCTCGAGCAGATCGCCGACAAGCTCGGCCTGCCGAAACTCGACGAGCAGCGCTGGGCGCGCCACCCGCTGGTGTATCTGATGGAGGCCGCGGATGACATCTGCTACGGCCTGATCGACCTTGAAGACGGCCTGGAGATGGAGCTGCTCGACTATGCGGAAGTCGAAAGCCTGCTGCTCGGCCTGGTCGGCGACGATCTGCCGGAAACTTACCGGCAGCTCGGTCCGCAGGATTCGCGGCGCCGCCGCCTGGCGATCCTGCGCGGCAAAGCCATCGAGCATCTGACCAACGCTGCCGCCCGCGCCTTTGTCGAACAGCAACCAGCCTTGCTCGCTGGAACTCTGCAGGGCGATTTGGTCGAGCACATGCATGGTCCAGCCAAGCGTTGCGTGCTCGGCGCCAAGGCCATGGCGCGCGAGAAAATTTTCCAGGACAAGCGCAAGACGCTGCATGAGATCGGTGCCTACACGACCCTGGAGATTCTCCTTAACGCGTTCTGCGGCGCGGCTCTTGAGCAGCACAGCGGCAAACCGCCGTCGTTCAAGAACCGGCGGATTCTCGACTTGCTCGGCCATTACGCGCCGCAGCCAGACTGGTCGCTGCATCGCGCCTTTCTGCGGGTCATCGACTTCATCGCCGGGATGACCGACAGCTATGCGACCGAAATGGCCCGCGAGATGACCGGCCGCTCGAGCCCTGTGTAA
- a CDS encoding glutaredoxin family protein, which translates to MLPECQLFGTLGCHLCEVAEALLMPFVENGLLVELVDIAEYEEWVEHYGLRIPVLRRCDTGAELDWPFDAEQMVSFLR; encoded by the coding sequence ATGCTCCCCGAATGCCAATTGTTCGGCACCCTGGGTTGTCATCTGTGCGAAGTGGCGGAGGCGCTGCTCATGCCCTTTGTCGAAAACGGCTTGCTGGTCGAGTTGGTCGACATCGCCGAATACGAAGAATGGGTCGAGCACTACGGCTTGCGCATTCCGGTTCTACGTCGTTGCGATACTGGTGCCGAGCTCGATTGGCCATTCGATGCCGAGCAGATGGTGAGCTTTCTTCGCTGA
- a CDS encoding tetratricopeptide repeat protein, which translates to MSKSVVVCLLAAALCAGCASNFKPLRGEPAVVAANRPAPPEAPVYGVASYEPPQVWLAPLAKPDEVQGKARSVQRLPEPGQELLLKAGESVAAGDQPGMLRLLQAAADAGNSTAHYELARIYQTGQDQTGQGVTVDLPAALSHLSLADAMGNPEATRVLAWNYLLGTGLSADVAYGTRLMEKAARRNDRALRELSLLYLNVYAPGLNDSARGLELLQLASDAGDLQAERLYRQHQQATAAPGVAAEQPYGAELAPGLVSIADAEAHADETKRAALSGDLQSMSRYAENVLQGQFPSLQPELESYAWFAVAAKRGSAPAAERIAALEPVRQANAGQIEALVADLDSAIAAPVPALE; encoded by the coding sequence ATGTCCAAGTCTGTTGTCGTTTGTCTGCTGGCTGCTGCCCTGTGTGCTGGCTGCGCCTCCAATTTCAAACCCCTGCGTGGCGAGCCTGCGGTCGTCGCGGCCAATCGGCCCGCGCCGCCGGAGGCTCCGGTGTATGGCGTGGCTAGCTACGAGCCGCCGCAGGTCTGGTTGGCCCCGCTGGCCAAACCGGATGAAGTGCAGGGCAAGGCGCGGAGTGTCCAACGTTTGCCTGAGCCTGGTCAGGAATTGCTGCTCAAGGCTGGGGAGTCGGTGGCCGCGGGCGATCAGCCCGGTATGTTGCGGCTGTTGCAAGCTGCTGCCGACGCCGGCAACAGCACCGCACATTACGAGCTGGCGCGCATTTATCAGACCGGCCAGGACCAGACGGGCCAAGGCGTCACGGTCGATTTGCCCGCCGCCCTGTCGCATCTGAGCTTGGCGGACGCCATGGGCAATCCCGAGGCCACACGCGTCCTCGCCTGGAACTACTTACTCGGCACTGGCTTGAGTGCCGACGTGGCCTATGGAACCCGGCTGATGGAGAAGGCCGCACGCCGTAATGATCGCGCCCTGCGCGAACTCAGCCTGCTGTATCTGAACGTGTACGCCCCCGGACTGAACGATTCCGCACGCGGCCTTGAGTTATTGCAACTCGCCAGCGATGCGGGTGACCTGCAAGCCGAGCGTTTGTACCGTCAGCATCAGCAGGCGACTGCGGCGCCGGGCGTGGCGGCCGAACAGCCCTACGGTGCGGAACTTGCGCCGGGGTTGGTGAGCATCGCCGATGCGGAAGCGCACGCTGACGAAACCAAGCGGGCAGCCTTGAGTGGCGACTTGCAGTCGATGTCCCGGTATGCGGAAAACGTGCTGCAGGGGCAATTCCCCTCGCTGCAACCAGAGCTGGAGTCCTACGCCTGGTTCGCCGTCGCGGCCAAACGCGGTAGCGCGCCGGCCGCCGAGCGCATCGCCGCGCTGGAGCCGGTTCGGCAAGCTAACGCGGGGCAGATCGAGGCGCTGGTCGCCGATCTAGACAGCGCTATCGCCGCACCGGTGCCGGCGCTGGAGTAG